Proteins co-encoded in one Acaryochloris thomasi RCC1774 genomic window:
- a CDS encoding NAD(P)H-quinone oxidoreductase subunit H, which yields MPTIETRTEPMVLNMGPHHPSMHGVLRLMVTLDGENVVDCEPVIGYLHRGMEKIAENRTNIMFVPYVSRWDYAAGMFNEAVTVNAPEKLADIKVPKRASYIRVIMLELNRIANHLLWLGPFLADVGAQTPFFYIFREREMIYDLFEAATGMRFINNNYFRMGGVAADLTYGWVSKCIDFCDYFLPKVDEYEKLITNNPIFQRRLEGIGYISREDAINWGLSGPMLRGSGVNWDLRRVDSYECYNDFDWEVQWETGGDCLARYYLRIREMRESVKIIKQALEHLPGGPYENLEANRMLEGKKSKWNEFDYKFLGKKSAPTFKIPEGELYARVETGKGELGIYLIGDENVFPWRWKIRAPDFNNLQILPELLKGMKVADIVAILGSIDVIMGSVDR from the coding sequence ATGCCAACCATTGAAACTCGCACCGAGCCCATGGTGCTTAACATGGGTCCGCACCACCCCTCAATGCACGGCGTGCTGCGCCTCATGGTTACCCTCGATGGCGAGAACGTAGTGGATTGTGAACCCGTAATTGGGTACCTCCATCGCGGCATGGAAAAGATTGCCGAGAACCGGACCAACATCATGTTTGTCCCCTACGTCAGTCGTTGGGACTACGCCGCAGGGATGTTCAACGAAGCAGTGACAGTCAACGCCCCTGAGAAATTAGCTGACATCAAAGTGCCGAAGCGGGCCAGCTACATCCGGGTGATCATGCTGGAGCTGAACCGGATTGCCAATCACCTGCTATGGCTGGGGCCATTCTTGGCGGATGTAGGCGCACAAACCCCCTTCTTCTATATCTTCCGAGAGCGGGAGATGATTTACGACTTATTTGAAGCCGCCACCGGGATGCGGTTCATCAACAATAACTATTTCAGAATGGGAGGCGTCGCGGCGGACCTCACCTACGGCTGGGTCTCGAAATGCATCGACTTCTGTGATTACTTCTTGCCCAAGGTTGATGAATACGAGAAATTAATCACCAACAACCCTATCTTTCAACGTCGCTTAGAGGGCATCGGCTACATTAGCCGTGAAGATGCCATCAATTGGGGCCTTTCAGGGCCAATGCTGCGCGGGTCCGGCGTCAACTGGGATTTGCGCCGCGTTGATAGTTACGAGTGCTATAACGACTTCGACTGGGAAGTCCAATGGGAGACAGGAGGCGATTGCTTAGCGCGCTACTACCTTCGCATTCGAGAAATGCGCGAGTCAGTCAAGATCATTAAGCAGGCGCTTGAGCATCTGCCGGGTGGTCCGTATGAGAACCTAGAAGCCAACCGCATGCTGGAGGGCAAGAAGTCAAAGTGGAATGAGTTTGACTATAAGTTCCTCGGCAAGAAGTCGGCCCCAACCTTCAAAATCCCGGAAGGTGAGCTGTATGCAAGAGTCGAGACTGGCAAGGGCGAGCTGGGTATTTATCTGATTGGCGACGAGAATGTCTTCCCTTGGCGCTGGAAAATTCGCGCTCCTGACTTCAACAATTTGCAGATATTGCCAGAGTTGCTGAAGGGAATGAAGGTGGCCGATATTGTTGCTATTCTCGGCAGCATTGATGTGATTATGGGTTCTGTAGACCGCTAA
- a CDS encoding Uma2 family endonuclease, with amino-acid sequence MIAVQGLSPQLTPTEYFAWEEQQLCRHEYINGEVYAMSGGTQNHSRIALKVAALLDNHLPDGGFRAFNSDCRVNIFETNDYTYPDASVSCDQRDENTIQYITYPCLIVEVLSDSTEAYDRGKKFFRYRQNPQLQDYVLVSSQEIAVDLYRKDRDGRWEIINYRGGEVVDLQSVNLSFPIEPIYRGINFSEVAI; translated from the coding sequence ATGATTGCAGTGCAAGGACTCTCACCCCAGTTAACACCGACTGAGTATTTTGCTTGGGAAGAGCAGCAGTTGTGTCGCCATGAGTATATCAATGGCGAAGTTTATGCCATGAGTGGGGGCACTCAGAACCATAGTCGAATTGCCTTAAAGGTCGCAGCTTTATTGGATAATCACTTGCCCGATGGCGGTTTTCGAGCATTCAACTCTGATTGTAGGGTTAATATTTTCGAAACGAATGATTACACCTATCCTGATGCAAGTGTGAGTTGCGATCAAAGAGATGAAAACACGATTCAATACATCACCTACCCCTGTCTGATTGTTGAAGTTTTATCTGACAGTACAGAGGCTTACGACCGAGGGAAAAAGTTCTTTCGCTATCGCCAGAATCCACAGTTGCAAGATTATGTATTGGTGAGTTCTCAGGAAATCGCGGTCGATCTTTACCGCAAAGATCGTGATGGACGGTGGGAGATTATCAATTATCGCGGTGGAGAGGTAGTAGATTTACAATCAGTTAACCTAAGTTTCCCTATTGAACCAATCTATCGTGGGATCAACTTTTCGGAGGTCGCGATTTGA
- a CDS encoding DUF3916 domain-containing protein, with product MRQRSFARPYEKLRGVRRRLRALDRWSNSFAEYFPEDVSSERCWHCRIAVLDRLVNPPTTSRAIQRHAAGAMLKAAESILRAKPVASSDHIVEANLSFPEMFGSDLLVFRNEQQRTNFYDRNQNGVALTMIEGRMLSDRLDFSVPALLKETGWLYREEGTWDGEPYSFEEEWWSYTEQ from the coding sequence ATGAGACAAAGAAGTTTCGCTAGACCGTACGAAAAACTGAGAGGTGTCAGAAGGCGTTTGCGTGCGTTGGACAGGTGGTCGAACTCCTTTGCGGAGTATTTCCCAGAAGATGTTAGTTCTGAGCGATGTTGGCACTGCAGAATTGCAGTGCTTGATCGTCTGGTCAATCCGCCAACTACAAGTCGTGCAATACAGCGGCATGCTGCTGGTGCCATGCTCAAAGCAGCAGAAAGCATCCTACGTGCAAAGCCAGTGGCAAGTTCAGACCATATAGTCGAAGCTAACCTGAGTTTTCCAGAAATGTTTGGGAGTGATCTATTGGTCTTTCGCAATGAACAACAGAGAACAAACTTCTATGACAGAAATCAAAACGGTGTAGCCCTGACCATGATTGAGGGGCGAATGTTAAGTGACAGGCTTGACTTCTCTGTGCCAGCTCTGCTTAAGGAGACCGGGTGGCTTTATCGAGAAGAGGGCACTTGGGATGGAGAGCCGTATTCTTTTGAAGAAGAGTGGTGGTCGTATACAGAACAGTAG
- the cbiB gene encoding adenosylcobinamide-phosphate synthase CbiB, whose amino-acid sequence MNLLRSTAAVLIFAATLDYLLGDPWGWPHPVQSMGWIIQRYTQTALRSFIRPWQLRAAGMWLGLILIGGTGFLSWWFLVWVQTWSWALGLLLEIVLLASCFAGRSLRHAAEDVLAPLADDDLLEARSHLRNYVGRDTDQLSREDILRAVLETVTENATDGVMAPLFYAILGSFIPGVGPVPLALAYKAASTLDSMVGYREAPYTHLGWFSARLEDGLTWIPCRLAVLTLGILSGKLLRVLQLCRRDASKDPSPNAGWSECAYAAVLDVRLGGANWYRGVLKKKPFLGDPLQPITSVQINLALRLMRNSFLLWLSLALILDLIV is encoded by the coding sequence GTGAATCTGCTGCGCTCAACAGCCGCAGTTTTGATCTTCGCTGCTACCCTTGACTACCTCCTTGGTGATCCTTGGGGGTGGCCGCATCCTGTTCAGAGCATGGGCTGGATCATTCAACGCTACACCCAAACGGCATTACGTTCCTTTATCCGGCCCTGGCAGCTTAGAGCCGCAGGTATGTGGCTGGGCTTGATTTTAATTGGGGGTACAGGGTTCTTGAGCTGGTGGTTTCTGGTTTGGGTGCAAACATGGTCTTGGGCCTTGGGGCTGCTCCTTGAAATTGTTCTGTTGGCAAGCTGTTTTGCTGGCCGAAGCCTACGACATGCCGCAGAAGACGTTCTCGCCCCACTCGCTGACGATGATTTGCTGGAGGCGAGATCGCATCTCAGAAACTACGTTGGACGCGACACCGATCAGCTTTCTAGAGAAGATATCCTCAGGGCTGTCTTGGAAACTGTTACTGAGAACGCCACCGACGGCGTCATGGCCCCGCTGTTCTATGCAATCCTAGGCAGCTTTATTCCGGGAGTGGGGCCCGTTCCTTTGGCCCTTGCCTACAAGGCAGCTAGCACCCTTGATTCAATGGTGGGCTACCGAGAAGCGCCCTACACGCACCTCGGATGGTTCAGCGCTCGCCTTGAAGATGGACTCACCTGGATCCCTTGTCGCCTAGCGGTGCTGACGCTGGGCATTCTGTCTGGAAAGCTGCTCAGGGTTCTGCAGCTATGTCGGCGAGATGCCTCTAAAGATCCCAGCCCCAATGCAGGGTGGAGCGAATGTGCCTATGCCGCCGTTCTAGACGTGCGTCTGGGAGGGGCCAATTGGTACCGGGGTGTTCTTAAAAAGAAACCTTTTCTCGGCGATCCGCTTCAACCGATTACGAGTGTTCAAATCAATTTAGCGCTCCGGTTGATGCGTAACAGTTTTTTGCTATGGCTAAGCCTCGCTCTAATATTGGACTTAATAGTGTAG
- the pyrR gene encoding bifunctional pyr operon transcriptional regulator/uracil phosphoribosyltransferase PyrR has translation MSDIVEILNPDELRRTVRRLASEVVERSSSLDSLVLLGIHTRGVPLADAIATQIEQLEQIQVPVGSLDITFYRDDLNQIAVRTPARTKLPTDLSDKTVILIDDVIYSGRTIRAALNALNDYGRPPLVQLLVLIDRGHRELPIHPDFVGKVLPTARGEQVKVFLRGIDEQDGVQLVTRSAT, from the coding sequence ATGTCAGACATTGTTGAAATTCTGAATCCTGACGAGCTAAGACGAACGGTGCGGCGTTTAGCGTCTGAAGTCGTAGAGCGCTCCAGTTCTCTCGATTCTCTGGTGCTGTTAGGGATTCATACGCGGGGGGTGCCGCTGGCAGATGCGATCGCAACTCAAATCGAGCAGCTAGAGCAGATCCAAGTGCCGGTCGGGAGTCTCGACATTACCTTCTATCGGGACGATCTCAATCAGATTGCAGTCCGCACGCCAGCGCGAACGAAACTCCCGACCGATTTATCAGACAAAACAGTCATCCTCATCGATGACGTTATCTACAGCGGTCGAACCATTCGAGCAGCCCTCAACGCCCTTAATGATTACGGTCGGCCTCCCCTAGTGCAGCTTCTCGTATTGATTGATCGGGGCCACCGAGAACTGCCGATTCACCCAGACTTTGTTGGCAAGGTTTTACCCACTGCCCGTGGAGAGCAAGTAAAGGTTTTTCTGCGAGGGATTGACGAACAGGATGGTGTTCAGCTCGTCACTCGTTCTGCGACCTAA
- a CDS encoding DUF1838 domain-containing protein, translating into MSQPSASSRPAGEAIPHTFDATDFVKVRGTTDGQQVFLVWQGEIYGMLPAERKRHLFSIVGMSVARCLPHAEKGWDFISRELTFYLDPTTQEILHQWHNPWTQEPVTVMHVANNPVQGHFSGQFPAKITGDQTTFQFDLFPQYPNPLAEDPALAPYSPQSIYQAAELFKLVVPTADLLGPEQSTVSHLTLAWDRIGPWLPWMNMGKHPGQMIYSATGQKVNGFTDLPKLLQEQINQRVPVYRNAPATKMQQTDMTSWSYFKQHFQNYLAGDTFPIKQVDEGKD; encoded by the coding sequence ATGAGCCAGCCGTCAGCCTCATCTCGCCCCGCAGGTGAAGCCATACCCCATACATTTGATGCGACCGACTTCGTCAAAGTGAGAGGCACCACTGACGGTCAACAGGTCTTTCTCGTTTGGCAGGGCGAGATTTACGGCATGCTGCCCGCAGAGCGAAAGCGCCATCTCTTTAGCATCGTTGGTATGAGCGTGGCCCGCTGCCTGCCCCACGCTGAGAAGGGCTGGGATTTCATCTCCCGAGAACTCACCTTTTACCTCGATCCGACCACACAAGAAATCTTGCATCAATGGCATAACCCCTGGACCCAAGAACCGGTGACCGTGATGCACGTTGCTAATAACCCTGTCCAGGGCCACTTTTCTGGGCAGTTCCCCGCTAAAATTACCGGAGATCAAACCACCTTCCAATTTGACCTGTTCCCCCAATACCCCAATCCTCTAGCAGAGGATCCAGCGCTAGCCCCCTATAGTCCCCAGTCGATTTATCAAGCCGCAGAACTCTTCAAGCTTGTCGTCCCGACCGCAGACTTGCTGGGACCCGAACAATCCACGGTCTCACACCTGACCCTCGCTTGGGATCGCATTGGCCCCTGGCTGCCTTGGATGAATATGGGCAAACACCCCGGTCAGATGATCTACAGCGCCACCGGACAGAAGGTAAACGGTTTCACCGATCTACCCAAGCTGCTGCAAGAGCAAATCAACCAGCGAGTTCCTGTTTATCGGAATGCACCAGCCACCAAAATGCAGCAGACCGACATGACCTCCTGGTCCTACTTCAAGCAGCACTTCCAGAATTACCTAGCCGGAGATACTTTCCCTATCAAGCAAGTTGATGAGGGCAAAGACTGA
- the groES gene encoding co-chaperone GroES, whose translation MAAISLSVSTVKPLGDRVFVKVSASEEKTVGGILLPDAAQEKPQVGEISAVGPGKRNDDGSRQALDISVGDKVLYSKYAGTDIKLGGEEYVLLSEKDILAIVN comes from the coding sequence ATGGCAGCCATATCATTAAGCGTTTCTACAGTGAAGCCCTTGGGTGATCGCGTTTTTGTCAAGGTCAGTGCATCTGAAGAAAAAACGGTTGGTGGTATTTTGTTGCCCGATGCGGCACAAGAGAAGCCCCAAGTTGGCGAAATTTCTGCAGTTGGCCCCGGTAAGCGCAACGATGACGGTTCTCGTCAGGCGCTAGACATCAGCGTTGGCGACAAGGTGCTTTATTCCAAGTACGCAGGTACTGACATCAAGCTAGGCGGCGAAGAGTACGTCCTGCTTTCTGAGAAAGATATCCTCGCAATTGTCAATTAA
- the groL gene encoding chaperonin GroEL (60 kDa chaperone family; promotes refolding of misfolded polypeptides especially under stressful conditions; forms two stacked rings of heptamers to form a barrel-shaped 14mer; ends can be capped by GroES; misfolded proteins enter the barrel where they are refolded when GroES binds), with product MAKRIIYNENARRALEKGMDTLAESVAVTLGPKGRNVVLEKKFGAPQIVNDGVTIAKEIELEDHIENTGVALIRQAASKTNDAAGDGTTTATVLAHAMVKEGLRNVAAGANAIALKRGIDKATAYLVEQIASHARPVEDSTAIAQVGTISAGNDPEVGQMISSAMDKVGKEGVISLEEGKSMSTELEITEGMRFDKGYISPYFSTDMERMEAVLDEPHILITDKKINLVQDLVPVLEQAARSGKPLLIIAEDIEKEALATLVVNRLRGILNVAAVKAPGFGDRRKAMLEDLAVLTGGQLITEDAGLKLDTAKLEMAGQARRVTITKDSTTIVAEGNEEAVKARCELIRRQSDETDSSYDKEKLQERLAKLAGGVAVIKVGAATETEMKDRKLRLEDAINSTKAAVEEGIVPGGGTTLAHLAPQLADWAAQNLKDEALTGATIVERALTAPLKRIAENAGQNGAVISERVREKDFNVGYDASVNEFVDMFEKGIVDPAKVTRSALQNAASIAGMVLTTECIIVDKPEEKGGAAGAAGMGGDFDY from the coding sequence ATGGCTAAACGTATTATTTACAACGAGAACGCACGTCGTGCGCTCGAAAAAGGCATGGACACCCTCGCTGAGTCCGTTGCTGTTACCTTGGGTCCTAAGGGTCGCAATGTCGTCCTAGAGAAGAAATTTGGTGCGCCCCAAATCGTGAATGATGGGGTCACCATTGCCAAAGAAATTGAACTCGAAGATCACATCGAGAATACAGGCGTTGCTCTGATTCGTCAGGCCGCTTCTAAGACTAATGACGCGGCTGGTGACGGCACCACGACTGCCACCGTTCTCGCTCACGCAATGGTCAAAGAAGGTCTGCGGAACGTCGCGGCTGGTGCAAATGCTATTGCCCTTAAGCGCGGCATTGACAAAGCCACAGCTTACTTAGTCGAGCAGATTGCAAGTCATGCGCGTCCAGTGGAAGATTCCACTGCGATTGCTCAGGTGGGCACCATCTCTGCCGGAAACGATCCAGAAGTGGGTCAGATGATTTCCAGTGCCATGGACAAGGTCGGCAAAGAGGGTGTTATCTCTCTTGAAGAAGGCAAGTCCATGTCCACTGAGCTAGAGATTACTGAAGGGATGCGCTTTGACAAAGGCTACATCTCTCCGTACTTCTCCACCGATATGGAACGGATGGAAGCGGTTCTAGATGAGCCCCACATTCTGATTACTGATAAAAAGATCAATCTGGTTCAGGATCTTGTGCCTGTTCTGGAGCAGGCCGCGCGCTCCGGTAAGCCTCTTTTGATCATTGCTGAAGATATCGAGAAAGAAGCCCTGGCAACGCTAGTGGTTAACCGTCTGCGGGGCATCCTCAACGTTGCCGCTGTTAAAGCGCCTGGATTTGGCGATCGCCGCAAGGCAATGCTTGAAGATCTTGCCGTCCTCACCGGCGGTCAGTTGATCACTGAAGATGCAGGCCTTAAGCTCGACACTGCCAAGCTGGAAATGGCGGGTCAGGCGCGTCGCGTCACAATTACGAAGGACAGCACCACAATTGTTGCTGAAGGCAACGAAGAGGCTGTAAAGGCTCGCTGTGAGCTGATCCGTCGTCAGTCTGACGAAACTGATTCTTCCTATGATAAAGAGAAGCTTCAGGAGCGTCTGGCTAAGTTAGCTGGAGGCGTTGCCGTCATCAAGGTGGGTGCAGCCACTGAAACTGAGATGAAGGATCGCAAGCTTCGTCTTGAAGATGCCATCAACTCCACTAAGGCTGCAGTTGAAGAAGGTATTGTCCCTGGTGGCGGTACAACTTTGGCTCACCTCGCTCCTCAGCTCGCTGATTGGGCGGCCCAGAACCTCAAGGATGAGGCTCTGACTGGTGCGACAATTGTTGAACGGGCTTTGACGGCTCCTTTGAAGCGGATTGCTGAGAATGCGGGCCAGAACGGCGCGGTCATCTCTGAGCGCGTCCGCGAGAAGGACTTCAATGTCGGCTACGATGCTTCTGTTAATGAGTTCGTCGATATGTTCGAAAAGGGCATTGTTGACCCTGCGAAGGTGACTCGCTCTGCACTGCAGAATGCGGCGTCGATTGCGGGCATGGTGTTGACGACTGAGTGCATCATTGTTGATAAGCCTGAAGAGAAAGGTGGCGCTGCTGGTGCTGCTGGTATGGGCGGAGACTTCGATTACTAA
- a CDS encoding site-2 protease family protein produces the protein MPEILSKKQKSHAHQKKRFVKPEIDFYLFEDWGHWIFFAFSLILSTILIFSPLNLWGIVLLFLLSFSSVNLLAILMHELGHAVAAVALGLKVWRVSLGDGQILFDKRIFGVQWIIRETPRTGFVEARIPDCLFLKIRIVVFAFGGCLGNILLWFLTLIGYQNLPNFLFVFLVSIFMTLDMLGANLLPSRGSVNGMIVENDGLQIIQTIFKNKSELIAEKISSQIRYASENAQYRFKQIEIDFKKSNELQEFIHITLLWDLIFEEIDFHKCLNYCQMILNETDISIDQRNEALDTFVTIVLLQEATEYLEQADHYSKESLNNLPHEWTIKGSRGAVLVERGQIQSGIELLAEVMEHEKNPYARVISASYLALAQSYQGCFQEAREWLAVGREIDPHCRLFNRAEKLLLNEENLFSEG, from the coding sequence ATGCCAGAGATTCTGAGTAAAAAGCAAAAGTCTCACGCACATCAAAAGAAGAGGTTTGTTAAGCCAGAGATTGACTTCTATCTCTTCGAAGATTGGGGGCACTGGATCTTTTTTGCCTTTAGCCTGATTTTATCTACCATTTTAATTTTCTCCCCATTGAATCTTTGGGGAATAGTTTTACTATTCTTGCTAAGCTTTTCCTCTGTTAATTTACTAGCGATTTTGATGCATGAATTAGGTCATGCTGTTGCAGCTGTAGCTCTTGGATTGAAGGTTTGGAGAGTTTCTCTGGGAGATGGACAGATCCTCTTTGATAAAAGGATTTTTGGTGTTCAATGGATCATTAGAGAAACACCCAGAACTGGATTTGTGGAGGCAAGAATTCCTGATTGTTTATTTCTAAAGATTCGAATAGTTGTATTCGCTTTTGGTGGCTGCTTAGGAAATATATTACTCTGGTTTTTGACCTTGATTGGTTACCAAAATCTGCCAAATTTTCTGTTTGTCTTTTTGGTATCAATATTTATGACGTTGGATATGCTAGGAGCGAATCTATTGCCAAGCAGAGGTTCCGTGAACGGAATGATAGTAGAAAATGATGGCTTGCAGATTATTCAGACAATATTTAAAAATAAATCTGAATTAATTGCAGAAAAAATTTCTAGTCAAATTAGATATGCTTCTGAAAATGCTCAGTACAGATTTAAACAGATTGAAATAGATTTCAAGAAGAGTAACGAGCTGCAAGAATTTATCCATATAACACTCTTGTGGGATTTAATCTTTGAAGAGATAGACTTTCATAAATGCTTGAATTATTGTCAGATGATTTTGAATGAAACGGATATCTCTATTGATCAGCGTAATGAGGCTCTTGATACTTTCGTAACGATTGTTTTGCTGCAAGAAGCTACAGAGTACTTAGAACAAGCTGATCATTATTCTAAAGAGTCTTTGAATAATTTGCCTCATGAATGGACAATCAAAGGCTCTCGAGGAGCAGTATTAGTAGAGAGAGGGCAGATTCAGTCAGGGATAGAGTTGTTGGCCGAAGTTATGGAGCATGAGAAAAATCCTTATGCTCGTGTCATCTCAGCTTCGTACCTTGCCTTGGCCCAGAGCTATCAAGGCTGTTTTCAAGAAGCAAGGGAGTGGCTTGCTGTCGGTCGAGAGATTGATCCCCACTGCAGATTGTTCAATCGTGCAGAGAAGCTGCTTCTCAACGAGGAAAACCTTTTCTCAGAGGGGTAA
- a CDS encoding histone deacetylase family protein has product MLPIIYSEMFLKHLTGLGHPECPERLTAVCDALLASSDAERLRWIAPTGIDKRDPLPWIHKLHDRQYVQGIEQLAQHGGGHWDADTVVSAESYDVALLAVNAWLDGVDQVLELNSPAFVLARPPGHHALRSQAMGFCLFSNAAIAAHYALEQPNIERVAILDWDVHHGNGTQALVETNPQIIYCSLHQSPCYPGTGFAHEQGQHQNVLNLPMSAGSTIDDYLPQFKKQVMPFLTQFSPDLLIVSAGYDANQDDPLANINLRPQNYGILTSECLQLTHRILFGLEGGYYLEALGQSVVSTIAACLPAA; this is encoded by the coding sequence ATGTTGCCAATTATCTATTCGGAAATGTTCTTGAAGCATCTTACAGGGCTGGGACATCCTGAGTGTCCGGAACGATTAACGGCAGTTTGTGATGCGCTGCTGGCCTCAAGCGACGCTGAGCGGTTGAGATGGATTGCGCCCACAGGGATAGATAAAAGGGATCCACTGCCCTGGATCCATAAACTTCATGATCGGCAGTATGTTCAGGGGATTGAGCAGCTAGCACAGCACGGGGGTGGGCATTGGGATGCAGATACGGTGGTCTCTGCTGAGAGCTATGATGTGGCTCTGCTGGCGGTGAATGCTTGGTTGGATGGGGTTGATCAAGTGCTAGAGCTTAACAGTCCTGCTTTTGTTTTGGCTCGACCACCGGGGCATCATGCGTTGCGATCGCAAGCCATGGGCTTCTGTCTATTCTCCAATGCTGCCATTGCAGCACACTACGCACTAGAACAACCCAACATCGAACGAGTCGCCATCCTCGACTGGGATGTCCACCACGGCAACGGAACTCAAGCTTTAGTCGAGACAAATCCTCAGATCATTTACTGCTCGCTTCACCAATCGCCTTGCTATCCCGGTACAGGCTTTGCTCATGAACAAGGACAACATCAAAACGTCTTGAATCTACCGATGTCAGCCGGAAGCACAATTGATGACTATCTGCCGCAGTTCAAAAAGCAAGTGATGCCTTTTTTGACTCAGTTTTCGCCTGACTTGCTGATTGTGAGTGCTGGATACGATGCCAATCAAGATGATCCGTTGGCAAACATTAATCTTCGGCCCCAAAATTATGGCATTCTGACATCTGAATGTTTGCAGCTTACCCACCGAATTTTATTTGGCTTAGAGGGTGGGTATTACTTAGAAGCACTAGGACAATCTGTTGTGTCAACAATTGCCGCTTGCCTCCCTGCGGCTTAG
- a CDS encoding P-II family nitrogen regulator, which yields MKKVTAIIRPHKLEDIKRALVNAGIVGITVSEVRGFGQQKGQTQSYRGSEYTIEFLQKRRIEVVVSDSLVATALECITGAAQTGNIGDGKIFVSPVSKVVRIRTGEADQDAL from the coding sequence ATGAAAAAAGTTACCGCAATTATTCGTCCTCATAAGTTAGAGGATATCAAACGTGCTCTCGTCAACGCGGGAATTGTGGGGATTACAGTCTCAGAAGTGCGCGGTTTTGGGCAACAGAAAGGACAAACCCAAAGCTACCGTGGCTCAGAATACACAATTGAATTCCTGCAAAAGCGCAGGATTGAAGTCGTCGTCAGTGATTCCCTTGTCGCCACTGCCCTTGAATGCATTACTGGTGCTGCCCAGACAGGTAATATTGGCGATGGGAAAATCTTTGTCTCCCCGGTTTCAAAAGTTGTCCGTATCCGCACCGGGGAAGCTGATCAGGACGCTCTATAG